In Yersinia enterocolitica subsp. enterocolitica, one DNA window encodes the following:
- a CDS encoding GNAT family N-acetyltransferase → MLAALGFKWATEETKMLYQDSITHCLGAKKPLPQWYLMEFNAEIIGCVGLITNDFISRMDLYPWLCALYIEENFRGHAYGELLIKHLAEEVKSIGFDELHLCTDHIGFYEKYGFTFTGMGYHPWGESSRIYSLSLI, encoded by the coding sequence ATATTGGCAGCATTAGGTTTTAAGTGGGCCACAGAAGAGACCAAAATGCTTTATCAAGATAGCATTACGCATTGTCTTGGTGCAAAAAAGCCGTTGCCGCAATGGTATTTAATGGAGTTCAATGCGGAGATTATTGGCTGTGTGGGGCTAATTACTAATGATTTTATCAGCCGGATGGATCTGTATCCTTGGCTGTGTGCGCTCTATATTGAAGAGAACTTTCGTGGGCATGCTTATGGTGAGTTGCTGATAAAGCACTTGGCGGAAGAGGTCAAAAGCATCGGTTTCGACGAGTTACATTTATGCACTGACCATATTGGTTTCTATGAAAAATATGGTTTTACTTTTACCGGGATGGGCTATCACCCATGGGGTGAATCTTCACGAATTTATTCTCTGTCACTGATTTAA
- a CDS encoding sensor histidine kinase, producing the protein MNNATTAGKQKVPLRLSTSITLMVSAVIISVLLVVHTLFFVQLSKMAQEGLQDKAVAVARSLSFSPTIIHGLTDPETGKQIQSYTSQVQKANNLLFIVVTDMNGIRYSHPNPEMIGQHFIGNDLEPALQGKENSAINRGVLERALRIFIPVYEPHGKQIGVVAIGISLTSIDSVVSETRWTIPWTILFGALIGSLGTWFLVKALKRIMLGFEPYEISNLFEQRNAMLQSIKEGVIAVDANSRITVVNHEAKRLFKQSGPMENLLLSSASKYWPVRLYLEQVLETGIARRDEEINFNGSILLTNTVPVMVKGDIIGAIATFRDKTEVSQLMQRLTGMVHYADALRAQSHEFMNKLHVILGLLHMKYYQQLEDYIVKTSNNYQAEIGSLLRKVKSPIIAGFLLGKINRARDLGITLSISDDSLLPDTDNEQITTTLITVLGNLIENAMEAIGNQSQREINVSFHYQNGRVHCVVSDDGPGIATELQDSIFDNGFSTKGNEHGIGLSLVRQSLESIGGNIEFDSEAGVFTQFFINLPYEVTSNNMISSDNYSNNISAVNHD; encoded by the coding sequence ATGAACAATGCAACCACGGCTGGAAAGCAAAAAGTGCCGTTACGACTCAGTACATCTATCACACTCATGGTTTCTGCGGTGATTATCTCCGTGTTATTGGTAGTTCACACACTGTTCTTCGTTCAACTTAGCAAGATGGCACAAGAGGGTTTGCAAGACAAAGCCGTTGCCGTCGCCCGGTCGCTCTCTTTTTCGCCCACCATCATTCACGGATTAACCGATCCTGAAACTGGGAAACAAATACAGTCCTATACCAGTCAAGTTCAGAAAGCGAATAACCTGCTATTTATTGTTGTGACTGATATGAACGGCATACGTTATTCACATCCTAATCCAGAGATGATCGGACAACATTTTATCGGCAATGATTTAGAACCTGCGCTACAAGGCAAAGAAAACAGCGCGATAAACCGAGGTGTACTGGAAAGAGCATTGCGTATTTTTATTCCTGTTTATGAACCTCACGGCAAACAAATAGGTGTTGTCGCAATTGGGATTTCTCTTACCAGCATTGACTCGGTTGTCAGTGAAACCCGTTGGACTATTCCCTGGACCATATTATTTGGAGCGCTGATTGGATCACTCGGCACCTGGTTTTTAGTCAAAGCACTGAAAAGAATTATGTTGGGTTTTGAACCCTACGAGATCTCCAACTTATTTGAACAGCGTAACGCCATGCTGCAATCCATTAAAGAAGGCGTTATCGCAGTTGATGCCAACTCGCGCATTACCGTGGTAAACCATGAGGCGAAGCGCTTATTTAAACAAAGTGGGCCGATGGAGAATTTATTACTCAGTAGTGCCAGCAAGTATTGGCCAGTGCGTTTGTATTTAGAGCAGGTATTGGAAACCGGGATTGCCCGACGCGATGAAGAAATAAACTTTAATGGCAGCATATTACTGACCAATACTGTTCCCGTAATGGTCAAAGGCGATATTATCGGCGCAATCGCCACTTTCCGCGATAAAACCGAAGTGAGTCAATTGATGCAACGCCTCACTGGCATGGTGCATTATGCCGATGCCTTACGAGCACAGTCGCACGAGTTTATGAATAAACTCCATGTGATTTTGGGTTTATTGCATATGAAGTATTATCAGCAACTTGAAGATTATATTGTTAAAACATCGAATAATTATCAGGCGGAAATTGGCTCTCTTCTGCGCAAAGTAAAATCTCCAATCATTGCCGGTTTCCTGCTGGGGAAAATCAACCGGGCACGCGATTTGGGTATCACGTTATCTATCAGTGACGATAGCTTGTTGCCCGATACCGATAATGAGCAAATAACGACTACCTTAATTACAGTTTTGGGCAATCTGATTGAGAATGCTATGGAAGCCATTGGCAACCAGTCTCAACGAGAAATTAATGTCAGCTTCCATTATCAAAATGGCCGTGTACATTGCGTTGTCAGTGATGATGGGCCGGGTATTGCAACCGAGTTGCAAGACAGTATTTTTGATAATGGTTTTTCCACGAAAGGAAATGAACACGGCATTGGTTTGAGCCTGGTTCGCCAGAGTTTGGAAAGTATTGGCGGCAATATTGAGTTCGATTCAGAAGCGGGTGTTTTTACCCAATTCTTTATCAACCTCCCCTACGAAGTAACCTCAAATAATATGATCTCCAGTGACAATTATTCAAACAACATCAGCGCGGTAAATCATGATTAA
- the tcyN gene encoding L-cystine ABC transporter ATP-binding protein TcyN, which translates to MSTIDIKELTKQFKGQQVLHGISLEVNSGEVVAIIGPSGSGKTTLLRSINLLETPDSGIIRVGDIEIDGSIPINKQQRQVRALRQKVGFVFQSFNLFPHRSVLENIIEGPVIVKGEKRSEAVKRARELLAKVGLSGKENAYPRRLSGGQQQRVAIARALAMQPQVILFDEPTSALDPELVGEVLNTIRALAEEKRTMVIVTHEMSFARDVADRAIFMDHGRIVEQGPAKELFAHPQHERTRQFLDKFLNNH; encoded by the coding sequence ATGAGTACCATCGACATTAAAGAGCTGACCAAACAGTTTAAAGGTCAACAGGTACTGCACGGTATCTCGCTTGAAGTGAACAGTGGCGAAGTGGTTGCGATAATCGGGCCAAGTGGTTCAGGTAAAACCACGTTGTTACGCAGCATCAATCTGCTTGAGACGCCTGACTCTGGGATTATTCGTGTTGGTGATATAGAGATTGATGGCAGTATCCCTATAAATAAGCAGCAACGGCAAGTTCGCGCATTACGACAAAAGGTCGGTTTTGTGTTCCAGAGCTTCAATTTATTTCCTCATCGCTCGGTGTTGGAAAATATCATTGAAGGGCCGGTTATAGTGAAGGGTGAAAAACGGTCAGAGGCTGTAAAACGTGCGCGTGAGCTGTTGGCGAAAGTTGGATTAAGTGGCAAGGAAAACGCTTATCCTCGTCGTTTATCCGGTGGACAACAACAGCGTGTGGCTATCGCGCGTGCACTCGCTATGCAACCTCAGGTCATTCTATTTGATGAGCCGACATCCGCATTAGACCCTGAGCTGGTGGGTGAGGTGTTAAATACTATTCGCGCATTGGCTGAGGAAAAACGGACGATGGTTATCGTCACTCATGAAATGAGTTTTGCTCGTGATGTGGCAGACCGGGCTATTTTTATGGATCACGGTAGGATTGTGGAACAAGGCCCGGCGAAAGAATTGTTTGCTCACCCGCAGCATGAACGTACCCGACAGTTCCTTGATAAGTTTTTGAATAATCACTGA
- a CDS encoding DUF488 domain-containing protein has translation MSINKVTLQRVYDAEPPYQANTFLVDRLWPRGISKARLEGVVWLKEVAPDNALRQWFHQHLDWPEFVIRYRAQLNNSTAWEPLLAVLKQQPITLLYGSRDEQNNQAVVLRDFLLSKL, from the coding sequence GTGAGTATAAATAAGGTTACATTGCAACGGGTCTATGATGCTGAACCACCTTATCAGGCCAATACTTTCTTGGTTGACCGTTTATGGCCGCGTGGGATCAGTAAGGCGCGCCTGGAGGGGGTTGTATGGCTAAAAGAGGTCGCACCGGATAACGCGTTGCGGCAATGGTTTCATCAGCATTTGGATTGGCCGGAATTTGTCATACGCTATCGGGCCCAGCTCAATAACTCTACGGCTTGGGAACCTTTGCTGGCGGTGTTGAAGCAACAGCCAATCACGTTGCTATATGGCAGTCGTGATGAGCAAAATAATCAAGCAGTCGTTTTACGCGATTTTCTTCTCAGTAAACTGTAG
- the ansP gene encoding L-asparagine permease — MSMMSGKHSAETHHDAKKRWLDSHDTGYHKSMGRRHIQMIAIGGSIGTGLFLGTGARLQMAGPALALVYLVCGVFSFFILRALGELILHRPSSGSFVSYAREFLGEKASYVAGWMYFLNWAMTGIVDITAVALYMHYWGTFSDVPQWLFALGALSIVATMNMIGVKWFAEMEFWFALIKVAAISIFLVVGVVFLGTGQSVGEHSSGMHLITDNGGFFPHGLLPALVLVQGVIFAFAGIELIGTAAGECKDPEKMLPKAINSVILRIGLFYVGSVVLLVCLLPWNAYQAGQSPFVTFFSNLGVPYIGTIMNIVVLSAALSSLNSGLYSTGRILRSLSMGGSAPKFMSQMSPQSVPYAGILVTVGIYVFGVVLNFLVPSQVFEIVLNIASLGIISSWAFIIVCQMKLRQAIKNGTAKPVAFKMPGAPVTSWLTLFFLAGVLIMMALDYPNGTWTVATLPVIAVLLVVGWFSLRKRAREVAAEHRNMPVKESGAKTVQPLICMNKSQ; from the coding sequence ATGTCTATGATGTCAGGAAAGCACTCTGCAGAAACCCATCACGACGCAAAAAAACGCTGGTTAGATTCTCATGATACTGGCTATCACAAAAGTATGGGCCGACGTCATATACAAATGATAGCGATCGGCGGTTCTATTGGTACCGGCCTATTTTTAGGTACAGGTGCTCGTTTGCAAATGGCAGGCCCAGCATTAGCATTGGTTTATTTGGTATGCGGGGTTTTCTCATTTTTCATTCTCAGAGCCCTCGGCGAACTGATTTTACACCGCCCCTCCAGTGGTAGTTTTGTCTCTTATGCTCGCGAGTTTCTCGGCGAAAAGGCATCCTATGTTGCTGGATGGATGTATTTTCTCAACTGGGCAATGACAGGGATCGTCGATATTACCGCCGTTGCTCTCTATATGCATTATTGGGGAACCTTCTCTGATGTACCCCAATGGCTGTTTGCGTTAGGCGCACTTTCAATTGTCGCCACCATGAATATGATTGGCGTTAAATGGTTTGCGGAGATGGAATTCTGGTTCGCATTGATTAAAGTGGCCGCCATCTCCATATTTCTGGTCGTCGGGGTTGTCTTTCTTGGAACCGGCCAGAGTGTAGGTGAACACTCGTCCGGTATGCATCTGATCACTGATAATGGCGGATTCTTCCCCCACGGGTTACTTCCCGCACTGGTATTAGTTCAGGGAGTTATATTTGCTTTTGCAGGTATTGAGTTAATTGGCACCGCAGCCGGCGAGTGCAAAGACCCAGAGAAAATGCTACCCAAAGCGATCAATAGTGTGATTTTACGTATTGGCCTGTTTTATGTCGGCTCAGTGGTCCTGTTGGTATGTTTACTCCCCTGGAATGCCTATCAGGCCGGCCAAAGCCCTTTCGTGACATTCTTCAGTAACTTAGGCGTTCCTTATATTGGGACAATCATGAATATAGTGGTGCTATCCGCCGCTCTTTCCAGCCTGAACTCGGGGCTGTATTCTACAGGTCGCATTCTACGTTCATTATCGATGGGCGGTTCAGCACCAAAATTCATGTCCCAAATGAGTCCCCAATCAGTCCCTTATGCCGGGATACTGGTCACTGTCGGCATTTATGTTTTTGGTGTAGTGCTTAACTTTCTCGTCCCATCACAGGTATTTGAGATTGTTTTGAATATTGCGTCGCTAGGGATTATTAGCTCATGGGCATTCATTATTGTGTGTCAGATGAAATTACGTCAGGCGATAAAGAACGGCACGGCCAAACCCGTCGCCTTTAAAATGCCCGGTGCTCCCGTGACATCCTGGCTAACCCTATTTTTCCTGGCCGGTGTATTAATCATGATGGCGTTAGATTATCCGAATGGTACCTGGACCGTTGCGACTTTACCTGTCATCGCCGTATTGTTAGTCGTTGGCTGGTTTAGTTTGCGTAAACGCGCCCGAGAAGTTGCAGCAGAACACAGAAATATGCCAGTCAAAGAAAGTGGCGCTAAAACAGTGCAACCTCTGATTTGTATGAACAAAAGCCAGTAG
- a CDS encoding 2-hydroxycarboxylate transporter family protein, with the protein MKKTNQDITLACDEEIGMADKFSIKTLITNVNKMNINTMPMALFMTISAIVFISAYASYLPKNMIGGLAVIMTMGFVLSHIGRHIPVLKDIGGPAILCLMVPSVLVYFGIFQTNTLDTVHLLMKEANLLYFVIASLVVGSILGMNRVVLIQGMTRMFIPLVVGTITAVATGLLVGKLFGFSLYHTFFFIIVPIIGGGIGEGILPLSLAYSAILGQAPDIYVAQLAPAAVVGNIFAIICAGVLARIGMRRKDLNGEGMLIRSAQDNAVFTSQEGPKQADFQLMGGGLLMTCAFFIVGGLFEKVVHIPGPVLMILIAVMCKYAQVIPSKMEQGAHSWYKFVSTTLVWPLMIGLGMLYVPLESVVAVFSVGYVVVCGSVVLSMAAISFITAPYLNMYPVEASIVTSCHSGLGGTGDVAILSASNRMSLMPFAQIATRIGGASTVIGATLLLGWII; encoded by the coding sequence ATGAAAAAAACAAATCAGGACATCACTCTTGCTTGCGACGAAGAGATCGGTATGGCAGATAAGTTTTCCATCAAAACGTTGATTACCAACGTGAACAAAATGAATATAAACACTATGCCAATGGCTTTATTTATGACCATTTCGGCTATTGTGTTTATTTCGGCTTATGCCAGTTATCTACCCAAAAATATGATTGGTGGCTTGGCTGTTATTATGACGATGGGCTTTGTGTTATCCCATATTGGTCGCCATATTCCAGTATTAAAAGACATAGGTGGCCCAGCTATATTGTGTCTGATGGTGCCATCAGTGTTGGTCTACTTTGGTATTTTTCAAACCAATACGTTAGATACGGTTCACTTGCTGATGAAGGAGGCGAATTTACTCTATTTTGTCATCGCCAGTCTGGTTGTTGGCAGTATTCTTGGCATGAATCGCGTGGTACTCATTCAGGGAATGACACGTATGTTTATCCCGCTGGTAGTGGGAACCATCACTGCCGTCGCTACCGGGTTATTGGTGGGTAAGTTATTCGGTTTCTCCCTTTATCACACTTTTTTCTTTATTATTGTCCCGATCATCGGTGGTGGCATTGGTGAAGGTATCTTGCCGTTGTCCTTGGCTTATTCGGCGATTCTTGGGCAAGCACCTGATATTTATGTTGCCCAGTTGGCTCCAGCGGCAGTGGTCGGAAACATTTTTGCTATTATCTGTGCCGGTGTGTTGGCACGTATCGGTATGCGGCGCAAAGATCTGAATGGCGAAGGGATGTTAATTCGTTCAGCGCAAGACAATGCGGTGTTTACCTCGCAAGAAGGGCCAAAACAGGCTGATTTTCAGTTAATGGGCGGTGGGCTATTAATGACCTGTGCATTCTTCATTGTAGGTGGGTTATTTGAAAAGGTTGTGCATATTCCTGGCCCGGTACTTATGATTTTGATTGCCGTGATGTGCAAATACGCGCAGGTTATTCCGTCAAAAATGGAGCAGGGTGCGCACAGCTGGTATAAATTTGTTTCTACTACGTTGGTCTGGCCTCTAATGATTGGTCTGGGGATGTTGTATGTTCCGTTAGAAAGTGTTGTCGCCGTATTCTCCGTTGGCTATGTCGTGGTTTGTGGATCTGTTGTTTTATCAATGGCGGCCATCAGTTTCATTACTGCTCCCTATCTAAATATGTATCCCGTGGAAGCCTCCATTGTGACCAGTTGCCACAGCGGACTCGGTGGGACAGGGGATGTTGCTATTCTTTCCGCCTCAAACCGGATGTCATTGATGCCATTTGCACAGATAGCCACCCGTATTGGCGGTGCATCCACGGTAATTGGTGCCACATTGTTGTTAGGTTGGATAATTTAA
- the tcyL gene encoding cystine ABC transporter permease — MQESIQLVLDSAPFLLKGAWFTLQLSLGGMFFGLALGFMLAMMRLSRFLPLSLLSRFYVSIFRGTPLIAQLFMIYYGLPQFGIELDPMPAALIGLSLNTAAYTSETLRAAISSIEKGQWEAAASIGMTRWQTLYRVILPQAGRTALPPLGNSFIGLVKDTSLAATIQVPELFRQAQLVTSRTLEVFTMYLAASLIYWIMATLLSALQNRLEAHVNRQDQE, encoded by the coding sequence ATGCAAGAAAGTATTCAACTGGTGCTGGATTCAGCACCATTTTTATTGAAAGGTGCCTGGTTTACCCTCCAGCTTAGTCTGGGGGGGATGTTTTTTGGTCTGGCATTAGGCTTTATGTTAGCCATGATGCGGTTATCCCGATTTTTGCCTCTTTCACTTCTCTCTCGTTTTTACGTTTCTATTTTCCGTGGTACTCCGTTAATTGCTCAACTGTTTATGATTTATTATGGTTTGCCGCAATTTGGGATTGAGCTGGATCCTATGCCAGCAGCCTTAATCGGCTTATCACTGAATACGGCCGCTTATACCTCAGAAACATTGCGTGCTGCGATTTCATCGATCGAGAAAGGGCAGTGGGAAGCCGCCGCCAGTATCGGGATGACGCGTTGGCAAACTCTCTACCGCGTTATATTGCCGCAAGCAGGTCGTACCGCACTCCCCCCGCTGGGTAACAGTTTCATCGGTTTGGTAAAAGACACCTCGCTGGCAGCGACCATTCAGGTCCCCGAACTTTTCCGCCAGGCGCAATTGGTGACTTCTCGCACCTTGGAAGTTTTCACTATGTATCTGGCGGCCTCACTGATTTATTGGATCATGGCGACCCTGTTATCAGCATTACAAAATCGTCTGGAAGCCCATGTTAATCGTCAGGATCAGGAGTAG
- the dcuR gene encoding two-component system response regulator DcuR, with amino-acid sequence MINVLIVDDDAMVAELNKCYLSQVAGFNCCGSVSSLQQAREHVMAAEQPIHLVLLDVFMRQDNGLDLLPVLREFSEHTDVIVISSATDVNTIKKALQYGVVDYLIKPFQFSRFEEALSTYREKQSLLGQREYCAQEDVDSLLRRSNATPVERKKLPKGLTAQTLRTVCEWILEVQDGEFSTEQMANAIGISRVSCRKYLIYLSDTEVLSTKVLYGATGRPVYLYKLLPSQQEVLKQYCQ; translated from the coding sequence ATGATTAATGTATTAATAGTAGATGATGATGCAATGGTAGCTGAGCTGAACAAGTGTTATCTGAGCCAAGTGGCGGGCTTCAACTGCTGCGGCTCAGTCTCCAGTTTACAGCAGGCCCGGGAGCACGTGATGGCAGCGGAACAGCCGATTCACCTGGTCCTGTTAGATGTATTCATGCGCCAGGACAATGGATTAGACTTGCTGCCAGTTTTACGTGAATTCAGTGAGCATACTGATGTTATTGTTATTTCATCTGCGACTGATGTGAATACCATCAAAAAAGCACTGCAATACGGGGTAGTAGATTACTTAATTAAGCCGTTCCAATTCTCACGTTTTGAAGAAGCACTGTCGACTTATCGTGAAAAACAGAGTTTGCTGGGGCAGCGCGAATATTGTGCGCAAGAAGATGTCGATTCATTATTACGGCGTAGTAATGCCACGCCCGTCGAGCGCAAAAAATTACCCAAAGGGCTAACAGCGCAAACACTACGAACTGTATGTGAATGGATTCTGGAAGTACAGGATGGGGAGTTTTCGACGGAGCAGATGGCAAATGCTATTGGTATTTCACGCGTTTCTTGCCGTAAATATTTAATTTACCTTTCCGATACTGAAGTTCTCAGCACTAAAGTTCTGTATGGCGCAACCGGCCGGCCGGTTTATCTCTATAAACTCTTGCCCAGCCAGCAGGAGGTATTAAAACAGTATTGCCAATAG
- a CDS encoding Cof-type HAD-IIB family hydrolase, translating into MGIKIVAVDMDGTFLNDQMNFDRKRFSAQYAQLKDNGIKFVVASGNQYYQLISFFPDIADEIAFVAENGAYVSNENTEIFCGVLSDENCDKVLKTILPLPHLDIIVCGKNGACMLSSSDNTFYTTMSKYYHRLKIIDNFSQIEEPAFKFAISLPDEKLADFMTFIEAELGGIVTPVSSGHGSVDLIIPGVHKANGIKLLQNIWGVKDEEVVTFGDGGNDVEMLQYAGFGFAMANAPDRIKKIAKYQTNSNNDSGVLNVIDKILRKEPPFV; encoded by the coding sequence ATGGGTATTAAAATCGTTGCTGTTGATATGGATGGAACCTTTCTTAACGACCAGATGAATTTTGATAGGAAACGGTTTAGCGCTCAATATGCACAATTAAAAGATAATGGAATAAAATTTGTTGTTGCCAGTGGCAACCAATATTACCAGCTCATCTCATTCTTTCCCGATATCGCTGATGAAATCGCATTTGTCGCCGAAAATGGTGCCTACGTTAGTAATGAAAATACAGAAATTTTTTGCGGAGTGCTATCCGATGAAAACTGTGACAAAGTTCTAAAAACAATCTTACCACTACCTCATCTTGATATTATTGTTTGTGGCAAGAATGGTGCTTGTATGCTCAGTTCATCTGATAATACTTTCTACACCACCATGAGCAAATATTACCACCGACTTAAAATTATTGATAACTTCAGTCAAATCGAAGAACCCGCATTTAAGTTCGCAATCAGTTTGCCCGATGAAAAATTGGCTGACTTTATGACATTCATTGAGGCTGAATTAGGCGGTATTGTAACGCCAGTGTCCAGTGGCCATGGTTCTGTTGACCTGATCATACCTGGTGTACATAAGGCCAATGGTATTAAATTACTCCAGAATATATGGGGTGTGAAAGATGAAGAAGTCGTGACTTTTGGTGATGGTGGCAACGATGTTGAGATGCTGCAATATGCCGGATTTGGATTTGCTATGGCAAATGCGCCAGATCGTATAAAAAAAATAGCGAAATATCAGACCAACTCGAATAATGATTCAGGCGTGTTAAATGTCATTGATAAAATTTTAAGAAAAGAACCGCCCTTCGTATAA
- a CDS encoding MFS transporter: MSSSTLDATLDTYAKRSATRAIFFVAGFAMGLWASLVPYAQNRLHFDAGSLGLLLLCLGTGSLLAMLFSGKLIGRFGCRNIMLLGIVLACIFLPTLAIIDQFPLMALCLFFFGAGIGLADVAVNVQGSLVEQSSDKPLMSGFHCLFSVGSIAGAGGGAILFTLGLMPLAVTFIAIAVIAIITVTVLNELIPFGDHKEPTEQAITKPKPNFRLVLMALMCMICFMAEGAVLDWSGVFLTNDRGLDITYAGWGFAIFGGTMSIMRFTGDKVVSLLGRKRVLVLSSIIAMIGYAVAVIIPDWKFTLLGFALVGVGAANIVPVLITLAGQEKVMPVNMSVAMVATLGYFGVLGGPALIGFIAHLTDLYTAFAIMALTFLIIAVGAFKLKYINEE, from the coding sequence ATGTCTAGCTCTACACTCGATGCCACTCTGGATACTTATGCTAAACGCTCCGCTACACGGGCAATATTTTTTGTCGCAGGATTTGCAATGGGCCTTTGGGCTTCACTGGTACCCTATGCACAAAATCGTCTGCATTTTGATGCTGGCTCGTTAGGATTACTGTTGCTTTGTTTGGGAACTGGCTCTTTACTAGCCATGCTGTTCTCCGGGAAACTCATCGGCCGTTTTGGTTGTAGAAATATCATGCTATTAGGTATCGTCCTAGCCTGTATATTCCTGCCTACTCTGGCAATCATTGATCAATTCCCTTTGATGGCTTTATGCCTATTTTTCTTTGGCGCTGGAATCGGTCTGGCAGATGTTGCAGTCAATGTCCAAGGCTCACTAGTTGAACAATCATCTGATAAACCACTAATGTCAGGTTTTCATTGTTTGTTCAGTGTTGGTTCAATTGCAGGAGCAGGTGGTGGTGCAATATTATTTACGCTTGGTTTGATGCCTCTTGCCGTAACATTCATTGCCATTGCAGTAATCGCTATTATTACCGTGACGGTTCTCAATGAATTAATCCCCTTTGGTGATCATAAAGAACCTACTGAGCAAGCGATAACAAAACCAAAACCCAATTTCCGACTCGTGTTAATGGCATTAATGTGCATGATTTGTTTTATGGCGGAAGGTGCAGTATTAGATTGGAGCGGCGTTTTTCTCACTAATGACCGTGGCCTTGATATAACATATGCAGGTTGGGGATTTGCAATTTTTGGTGGAACGATGTCAATCATGCGTTTCACTGGCGATAAAGTTGTCAGCCTTTTGGGGCGTAAACGCGTACTGGTTCTCAGCAGTATCATCGCCATGATCGGTTATGCGGTTGCGGTCATTATCCCCGACTGGAAATTCACATTGCTTGGTTTCGCGCTAGTCGGAGTTGGGGCCGCAAACATTGTTCCGGTACTGATAACCCTGGCGGGCCAGGAAAAAGTGATGCCGGTAAATATGTCCGTTGCAATGGTTGCAACACTAGGTTACTTCGGTGTTCTGGGCGGGCCAGCGCTGATTGGTTTTATTGCCCACTTAACTGATCTTTATACCGCATTCGCCATTATGGCTCTGACATTCCTTATTATTGCGGTCGGGGCATTTAAGCTGAAATATATCAACGAGGAATAA
- a CDS encoding ROK family protein, with translation MTTVLINTTRQMKKKNIMLVTGTLKSLVSATKSDISAQTGLSLATCGTILNELCAEGEVIEESLDESRGGRPAKRYIYNPNYFSVLSVYAEGTNDSGVISSYLTSADGKKTQEYNEIYNNLTVEILINHIKEIIDKHPNIKALGLGLPGVVVDGKVLTCDITHLEGLDIAEQLNNQLGIFVQVGNDMNYTAFGFYRNDCRGTNDPVAYIFMPPRHCAGCGMVISGKMLRGASQFAGEVSKLPFYDNLTNGTSTCSHHTPEFERLLHITSSLIVIINPATIAISGNNIDQACIDALAIELLKNFDSKHIPQFVYRDCIKSDYHKGISEYTLDAYNNFRVFDS, from the coding sequence ATGACAACCGTGCTGATTAACACTACCAGACAGATGAAGAAAAAAAATATTATGCTGGTGACTGGCACATTAAAATCACTGGTATCTGCAACGAAAAGCGATATATCCGCTCAAACTGGTTTAAGTTTGGCAACCTGTGGCACGATACTGAATGAATTATGCGCTGAGGGAGAAGTTATAGAGGAATCTCTCGATGAATCACGCGGTGGCCGGCCAGCCAAACGCTATATATATAATCCAAATTACTTTAGTGTATTAAGTGTCTATGCCGAGGGTACAAATGACAGCGGCGTTATTTCGTCTTATCTCACCTCGGCCGATGGCAAAAAAACTCAAGAATATAATGAAATTTATAATAATCTGACTGTAGAAATATTAATTAACCATATTAAAGAGATAATAGATAAACATCCTAATATCAAAGCATTAGGCCTCGGTCTTCCCGGTGTTGTGGTCGATGGAAAAGTCCTAACTTGTGATATTACTCACTTAGAAGGACTGGATATTGCTGAGCAGCTAAATAACCAATTGGGTATTTTTGTTCAAGTGGGCAATGATATGAATTACACTGCATTTGGCTTCTACCGAAATGATTGCCGCGGTACAAATGACCCAGTCGCTTACATATTCATGCCCCCAAGACATTGCGCAGGTTGTGGCATGGTTATTTCCGGAAAAATGCTACGTGGGGCTAGCCAATTCGCGGGGGAAGTATCAAAACTTCCTTTCTATGATAATTTAACCAACGGAACGAGTACTTGCTCTCATCATACCCCCGAGTTTGAAAGGCTTCTGCATATCACCTCATCTTTAATTGTTATTATTAATCCGGCCACCATAGCAATATCAGGTAATAACATCGATCAAGCATGTATTGATGCGCTAGCTATCGAGTTATTAAAAAATTTTGATAGCAAACATATTCCGCAATTTGTCTATCGCGATTGTATAAAATCTGATTATCATAAGGGCATATCAGAATATACCCTCGACGCCTATAATAATTTTAGAGTCTTTGATAGCTAA